The following coding sequences lie in one Nitrospirota bacterium genomic window:
- a CDS encoding ATP synthase F0 subunit C codes for MKRILGQTMVAAAVWMIPALAMAEEAGAATPGRGLIALGAGIGVALASFGGALGQGKVAGSALEGISRNPAASGQMFVPFILGIAFVESLVLLSFVVTFLLQGKV; via the coding sequence GTGAAACGGATTCTGGGTCAAACGATGGTGGCTGCGGCCGTCTGGATGATTCCCGCACTCGCAATGGCGGAGGAAGCCGGCGCTGCCACGCCGGGTCGAGGCTTGATCGCTCTCGGCGCGGGGATCGGCGTGGCGTTGGCCTCGTTCGGCGGCGCTCTGGGACAGGGCAAGGTGGCCGGCTCCGCCCTCGAAGGCATTTCGCGGAACCCCGCCGCCTCCGGGCAAATGTTCGTCCCATTCATTCTCGGCATCGCCTTCGTCGAATCGCTCGTCCTGCTTTCCTTCGTCGTCACGTTCCTCCTCCAGGGCAAAGTCTGA
- the lpxB gene encoding lipid-A-disaccharide synthase — protein MDAKEILIVAGESSADGHAAALVRELQATHPQWKFYGVGGPRLREAGADIVVPMSQVTLMGFGEVIPKLKAVRDAMQLLAESVLRRLPDAAILLDFPDFNLRLAKRLRKFPIPILYYISPQLWAWRESRVELVRRRVDKMLVILPFEKEFYAMHGIEAEYVGHPLLDQVAGFPPALSFPVKREGAVIASGAKQSTPLLALLPGSRLQEVHRCLPVMLNAVELLQSRGIRLEPCVCLADAVRESAEGVCAARGMKTASQDRIGEVLSRAEAALVVSGTATLHCALYDVPMVILYKTSWLNYAIARMFVHVPNIGLVNLVAGRTVVPERIQNEASPARVADAMEPILRSSDLRREIRSKLAEVRGKLGPAGASRRAAESISGFLTRGG, from the coding sequence TTGGACGCCAAAGAGATCCTTATTGTTGCAGGTGAATCGTCGGCCGACGGGCACGCCGCCGCACTGGTCCGGGAACTTCAGGCCACTCATCCCCAGTGGAAGTTCTACGGCGTGGGCGGCCCGCGGCTTCGGGAGGCCGGCGCCGACATCGTTGTTCCGATGAGCCAAGTCACCTTGATGGGCTTCGGCGAGGTGATTCCCAAGCTCAAAGCGGTAAGGGATGCGATGCAATTGCTGGCGGAGAGCGTTCTCCGGAGACTCCCCGATGCGGCCATCCTCCTCGATTTCCCGGACTTCAATCTTCGGCTGGCGAAACGGTTGAGGAAATTCCCGATTCCGATCCTGTACTACATCAGCCCCCAGTTGTGGGCGTGGAGGGAAAGTCGGGTCGAACTCGTCCGACGACGGGTGGACAAGATGCTGGTGATTCTGCCGTTCGAAAAGGAGTTCTACGCGATGCACGGAATTGAGGCCGAATACGTCGGCCACCCGCTGCTGGATCAGGTCGCGGGGTTCCCCCCGGCTCTCTCCTTCCCCGTGAAGAGGGAGGGGGCTGTCATTGCGAGCGGAGCGAAGCAATCTACGCCCCTCCTCGCCCTCCTCCCCGGCAGCCGCCTGCAAGAGGTGCATCGATGCCTCCCTGTCATGCTGAACGCAGTGGAATTGTTACAGTCGCGAGGAATCCGGTTGGAACCCTGCGTCTGCCTGGCCGATGCGGTTCGAGAGTCCGCGGAAGGCGTCTGCGCCGCGCGCGGGATGAAGACGGCTTCTCAAGACCGGATTGGGGAGGTACTATCCCGAGCGGAGGCGGCCCTCGTGGTTTCGGGCACGGCCACGCTCCATTGCGCTCTATATGATGTACCGATGGTCATCCTTTACAAGACGTCATGGCTCAACTATGCCATCGCGCGGATGTTCGTGCATGTTCCGAATATCGGCCTGGTGAATCTCGTGGCCGGTCGGACCGTGGTGCCGGAACGGATCCAGAACGAGGCAAGTCCGGCGCGCGTGGCGGATGCGATGGAGCCGATCCTCCGCTCCTCGGACCTTCGCAGGGAGATCCGCTCAAAGCTTGCTGAAGTCCGGGGAAAACTCGGCCCTGCCGGCGCGAGCCGCCGCGCCGCCGAGTCCATTTCAGGCTTCCTCACTCGCGGGGGCTGA
- a CDS encoding Gfo/Idh/MocA family oxidoreductase produces the protein MNPHRRTDRRPRSEAERGKVVRVGLVGAGTWGANHLEKLRQLPDVQLVGIRDTDETRARELCARFRLAALEQGPLTAKSLDAVVVATPTAAHHGVAAECLRNGIHVFVEKPMAATPEEAEELVDLARKAGCVCQVGHIERFNPAWRNVEPKLNRPMYVEGQRLAPFRERGTDVDVVLDLMIHDVDLVLAAAGAEPVRVDAVGVPVLSREVDMVNVRLEFKSGMVCNLTASRVSPETVRKLRLFQRDGYFSVDLLTGSVRLCNLGPDAEEKRIYEMKESVEGSDPLRSELEEFLAAIRENRPPKVTAEDGLRSLRVAIRIKEKVGEFMKRLV, from the coding sequence GTGAATCCGCATCGCCGGACTGATCGCCGTCCCCGAAGCGAAGCGGAGCGGGGAAAAGTGGTCCGGGTTGGGTTGGTGGGCGCGGGCACATGGGGGGCGAACCACCTTGAGAAGTTGAGGCAACTGCCCGACGTCCAGTTGGTCGGCATTCGCGATACGGATGAAACAAGGGCCAGGGAACTTTGCGCTCGATTTCGCCTGGCTGCCCTGGAGCAGGGCCCGCTGACGGCGAAATCCCTGGATGCTGTGGTGGTGGCGACTCCCACGGCGGCCCACCATGGTGTCGCGGCGGAATGCCTCCGGAACGGAATCCACGTCTTCGTGGAGAAACCGATGGCGGCCACTCCGGAGGAGGCCGAGGAACTCGTCGATCTTGCGCGCAAGGCCGGCTGCGTCTGCCAGGTGGGTCACATCGAGCGGTTCAACCCAGCCTGGAGGAACGTGGAGCCGAAACTGAACCGGCCCATGTACGTGGAGGGTCAAAGACTCGCGCCGTTCCGGGAGAGGGGGACGGATGTGGACGTGGTTCTCGATCTGATGATTCATGATGTGGACCTGGTGCTCGCTGCGGCAGGGGCTGAGCCGGTGCGGGTGGATGCGGTGGGAGTGCCTGTGCTCAGCCGGGAAGTGGACATGGTGAACGTCCGCCTGGAATTCAAAAGCGGCATGGTATGCAATCTGACCGCCAGTCGAGTCTCCCCGGAAACCGTACGCAAGCTCAGACTTTTCCAGCGGGACGGCTATTTTTCAGTCGACCTTCTGACGGGAAGCGTTCGCCTCTGCAACCTCGGTCCGGACGCTGAAGAGAAGCGGATCTACGAAATGAAGGAGAGTGTCGAGGGGAGCGATCCGCTTAGGTCCGAGCTGGAGGAGTTTCTGGCCGCCATTCGGGAGAATCGGCCACCCAAGGTGACAGCGGAGGACGGATTGAGATCCCTCCGCGTGGCGATCCGGATCAAGGAGAAGGTGGGCGAGTTTATGAAACGTCTGGTCTGA
- a CDS encoding OmpH family outer membrane protein, with product MKLIARTTALALVIFPALAASADAKDIKIGYVDLQQILFNSERGKQAKEALSSEYEERKTLLKKHYDEIQQMEEDIQSKGSLLSEDAKKKKEEAYWDKRRDFQSQTEKHETELRKKDMELTQKILVEVQALLQDLAKKKGYTLVIEKNEGAVLYAADSEDLTKDVLGVYDAAGKKPKK from the coding sequence ATGAAACTCATTGCACGAACAACGGCTCTGGCCCTCGTAATTTTCCCCGCCCTGGCGGCATCGGCCGACGCGAAGGACATCAAGATCGGATACGTGGATCTGCAACAGATTCTGTTCAATTCCGAGCGGGGAAAACAGGCGAAGGAGGCGCTCTCTTCCGAGTACGAAGAGCGCAAGACGCTGCTGAAAAAGCACTACGACGAAATTCAGCAGATGGAAGAGGACATCCAGAGCAAAGGCTCGCTTCTCTCGGAGGATGCGAAGAAGAAAAAGGAAGAGGCCTACTGGGACAAACGCCGCGATTTTCAGAGCCAGACGGAGAAGCATGAAACCGAGCTTCGGAAGAAAGACATGGAACTGACGCAGAAGATTCTTGTTGAAGTTCAGGCGTTGCTTCAGGATCTGGCGAAGAAGAAGGGCTACACGCTCGTGATCGAGAAGAATGAAGGCGCGGTGCTGTATGCGGCGGACAGCGAGGATCTGACGAAGGACGTCCTCGGCGTGTACGACGCGGCGGGCAAGAAGCCGAAGAAATAG
- a CDS encoding MBL fold metallo-hydrolase: protein MSIYFLGGAGTVTGSKFLVDAGRRRVLIDCGLFQGLKELRLRNWADFPVDPPSIHALILTHAHLDHCGALPLLARGGFDGPIFCTPPTADLARLVLVDAARIEEEEAATANEMGYSKHRPARPLFTEKEARAALKQAATLQLGMWKEIGEGIRFRLRPSGHILGSALVELDVEGHRILFTGDLGRQKPLIYPPPETVDRADTLVIESTYGDRRHVRELPLHTLARVVDEVTGRRGHLIIPSFAVGRAQELLYLLSQLKRMNRIPNLPIYLDSPMAIQATEIFLSHSSWHRLSPAECRALDSAAVMVRSAQQSEEVLHKRKSSIVIAGSGMLTGGRVLRHLEERLGDRRNCILLTGYQAAGTRGRLLREGAPEIKMHGEYYPVAAEVREMTALSAHADQEEILRWLRGFKRPPRQTLIVHGEPQASDTLRMKLRDTLGWVCHVPQAMEKIEIQ from the coding sequence ATTTCGATTTACTTCCTCGGCGGGGCCGGAACCGTCACCGGCTCCAAATTCCTCGTCGACGCGGGCAGACGACGAGTCCTGATCGATTGCGGCCTCTTCCAGGGCCTGAAGGAGCTTCGACTGCGGAATTGGGCGGATTTCCCCGTCGACCCTCCTTCAATCCATGCCCTCATCTTGACTCACGCGCACCTCGACCATTGCGGCGCCCTGCCCCTGCTGGCCCGGGGCGGCTTCGACGGTCCCATCTTTTGCACGCCGCCGACGGCCGATCTCGCCCGGCTCGTGCTCGTCGATGCGGCCCGGATCGAGGAGGAAGAGGCGGCCACCGCCAACGAGATGGGGTACTCCAAGCATCGACCCGCCCGGCCTCTCTTCACGGAAAAGGAGGCGCGCGCGGCGCTGAAACAGGCCGCCACCCTGCAGCTCGGAATGTGGAAGGAGATCGGCGAGGGCATTCGATTCCGGCTCCGCCCCTCCGGCCACATCCTCGGTTCCGCCCTCGTCGAACTCGATGTGGAAGGACACCGCATCCTCTTCACCGGTGACTTGGGACGCCAGAAACCTCTCATCTATCCTCCACCCGAAACCGTGGACCGCGCGGACACACTGGTGATCGAATCCACCTACGGCGACCGCCGGCATGTTCGGGAACTCCCGCTTCATACGCTAGCCCGCGTGGTGGACGAGGTTACCGGGCGCCGAGGCCATCTCATCATCCCCAGCTTCGCCGTCGGGCGCGCGCAGGAGCTGCTCTACCTTCTGTCCCAACTCAAACGGATGAATCGGATACCCAATCTGCCGATTTACCTCGACAGCCCGATGGCGATCCAGGCCACGGAAATCTTCCTGAGCCACTCCTCGTGGCACCGACTTTCTCCTGCCGAATGCCGGGCGTTGGATTCAGCCGCCGTGATGGTCCGGAGCGCGCAGCAATCGGAAGAAGTCCTGCACAAGAGGAAGAGCTCGATCGTGATCGCCGGCAGCGGAATGCTCACCGGGGGTCGGGTGCTTCGCCACTTGGAAGAGCGGCTTGGAGACCGGCGGAATTGTATCTTGCTAACGGGATACCAGGCGGCGGGAACGCGTGGACGCCTCCTCCGCGAAGGCGCCCCCGAGATCAAGATGCACGGTGAGTACTACCCCGTCGCCGCGGAGGTCCGCGAGATGACCGCTTTGTCCGCCCATGCGGATCAGGAGGAGATTCTCCGCTGGCTGCGCGGGTTCAAGAGACCGCCGCGGCAAACGCTCATCGTCCACGGAGAACCGCAGGCTTCGGACACCCTGAGAATGAAGCTGCGGGACACGCTCGGCTGGGTCTGCCATGTGCCGCAGGCGATGGAGAAGATTGAGATTCAGTAG
- the lpxD gene encoding UDP-3-O-(3-hydroxymyristoyl)glucosamine N-acyltransferase, which translates to MGGHTLEELARHVGGRVVGDGSFVVRGVAPIDEAGGGDLTFIANPKYRKHAETTSAGALVVHSAEEAAGRNAIVIDNPYLALAKILEILIPETRPTAGISSMAYVDRTATVAEDACVFPFAYVGPGAQVGHRSALYPFVFVGEGASVGDDSVLYAGVCIQHGCKVGNRVILQPGVVIGGDGFGYAPDGVHYRKVPQVGRVVVDDDAEIGSNTTVDRGSVGHSRIGKGVKIDNLVQVGHNVEVGDDTVIVAQTAIAGSTKLGRSVQVGGQAAFVGHLKIGDRARIAARAGVSSDLEEGVTVGGSPHQPHAQWLRSCIVFSRLPEIQSAFRELQKKVEALEKRTPVPNGPKRGSTVRPRHARRKQAKRR; encoded by the coding sequence TTGGGCGGGCACACGCTCGAGGAGTTGGCGCGGCACGTCGGAGGCCGCGTGGTGGGGGACGGATCTTTCGTTGTCCGCGGCGTAGCGCCGATCGACGAAGCGGGTGGGGGCGACCTGACGTTCATCGCCAATCCGAAGTATCGCAAGCATGCGGAGACCACCTCCGCGGGAGCCCTGGTCGTGCATTCCGCTGAGGAGGCGGCCGGTCGAAACGCGATTGTGATCGACAATCCGTATCTGGCCCTCGCCAAGATCCTGGAGATCCTGATTCCCGAGACCCGGCCCACGGCGGGGATTTCGTCCATGGCCTACGTGGATCGAACGGCAACGGTCGCCGAAGACGCGTGCGTTTTCCCCTTTGCCTACGTCGGTCCGGGCGCGCAGGTGGGGCATCGGTCGGCCTTGTACCCCTTCGTGTTCGTGGGTGAGGGGGCCTCCGTGGGTGATGACAGTGTGTTATATGCGGGCGTTTGCATTCAGCACGGATGCAAAGTGGGGAATCGGGTGATTCTTCAACCGGGTGTGGTGATCGGGGGAGATGGATTTGGATATGCGCCGGATGGGGTGCATTACCGGAAGGTTCCTCAGGTGGGGCGGGTGGTGGTCGATGATGACGCGGAGATCGGCTCGAATACGACGGTGGATCGGGGAAGCGTGGGGCACTCAAGAATCGGAAAAGGAGTCAAGATCGACAATCTTGTCCAGGTCGGCCACAACGTCGAAGTGGGGGATGACACCGTGATTGTGGCCCAGACGGCGATTGCAGGCAGTACCAAACTAGGCCGCTCGGTTCAGGTCGGAGGGCAGGCGGCGTTCGTCGGACATCTGAAGATCGGGGATCGGGCGCGCATTGCGGCGCGGGCGGGCGTGTCGAGCGATCTCGAGGAGGGGGTCACCGTGGGGGGGAGCCCGCATCAGCCGCACGCCCAATGGCTGCGGTCGTGCATCGTCTTTAGCCGCCTTCCGGAGATTCAGAGCGCTTTTCGTGAACTTCAGAAGAAAGTCGAAGCGCTGGAGAAACGAACTCCCGTGCCCAACGGGCCGAAGCGCGGATCAACCGTTCGCCCTCGGCACGCGCGGAGAAAACAAGCAAAGAGGAGGTAG
- a CDS encoding ABC transporter ATP-binding protein, translating to MNEIRWLLGYVRVQARPITLGLTAAALISPIPGIMAWLVRPFMDGVVISRSTQLLVTIPLILVGLAIFKSLMTYYYSYSLNAAGQRLVAEIRNDLAGHYHRSSMSFFDRSMSGELLSRVSYDVSLIERIVPALVDLIAAPLTVFWLLGVAFWQDWRITAFSLIVFPVVGWGLAVAAKKVKARSGVIQTKVGELLSLLDETVVGARIVKAFNMEREETDRFRAKNEEVLGSGLRALRIGVLTSPAAELLGTAGFVLALAFGAWRVIEGATTPGAFSSCITALALVYQPLKKASRLNNVFPPAFAAASRIEKFLKIEPEVKERPDPVEKRSFDREIVFENVSFRYGEQWALQDFNLRIRKGEVVALVGSSGAGKSTMVNLLLRFYDPTQGRILLDDTDLRDLSFGSLRALVSLVTQDPFLFNTTIAKNVLYGSPSKSEADLLEASKVAQSHGFIEKLQRGYETLAGERGGRLSGGERQRISVARAIVKGSPVLVMDEATSSVDLEVESEIQRSLAPVLESRTAIIIAHRLYSLRNVGRIIVLDHGRLAEQGSHEELMARQGVYFRLYRSQLAEDERLTLFQPR from the coding sequence ATGAACGAAATACGGTGGCTGCTGGGATATGTCCGCGTCCAGGCAAGGCCTATTACGTTGGGTCTGACCGCTGCTGCGCTGATCTCCCCCATCCCCGGAATCATGGCGTGGCTCGTGAGGCCATTCATGGACGGCGTCGTCATCAGCCGCAGCACCCAGCTTCTCGTGACAATTCCTTTGATTCTTGTAGGGCTGGCGATCTTCAAAAGTCTTATGACCTATTATTACAGTTATTCATTAAATGCAGCCGGGCAAAGACTGGTGGCGGAAATCCGCAACGATCTCGCCGGCCATTACCACCGGTCATCGATGAGTTTTTTCGACCGAAGCATGTCAGGCGAACTTCTTTCGAGGGTCAGCTATGACGTTTCGCTGATCGAACGGATCGTCCCGGCCCTGGTGGACCTCATCGCCGCGCCTCTCACCGTTTTCTGGCTGCTCGGGGTGGCGTTCTGGCAGGACTGGAGAATTACGGCGTTTTCTTTGATCGTGTTTCCCGTGGTTGGATGGGGACTGGCCGTGGCGGCGAAGAAGGTGAAGGCCCGAAGCGGCGTGATCCAGACCAAGGTGGGCGAACTTCTCAGTCTCCTGGACGAAACGGTGGTGGGGGCGCGGATCGTGAAAGCTTTCAACATGGAACGCGAAGAGACAGATCGGTTTCGCGCGAAAAACGAAGAAGTCCTGGGTTCCGGCCTCCGAGCTTTGCGCATCGGGGTGCTGACTTCGCCGGCGGCGGAGCTTCTGGGCACGGCGGGTTTCGTGCTCGCCTTGGCATTCGGAGCTTGGCGCGTGATCGAAGGGGCGACCACGCCAGGGGCGTTCTCATCCTGCATCACGGCTTTGGCCCTTGTCTACCAGCCGCTCAAGAAGGCCAGCCGGCTGAACAACGTATTCCCGCCGGCGTTCGCGGCCGCGTCGAGAATTGAGAAATTCCTGAAGATCGAGCCGGAGGTGAAGGAACGGCCCGACCCCGTCGAGAAGCGAAGTTTCGACCGGGAAATCGTTTTCGAGAACGTTTCCTTCCGGTACGGGGAGCAATGGGCGCTTCAGGACTTCAACCTCAGGATTCGGAAGGGAGAAGTCGTGGCGCTGGTCGGGTCGAGCGGCGCCGGAAAATCGACGATGGTGAATCTACTTCTCCGATTTTACGACCCGACGCAGGGTCGGATTCTTTTGGACGACACCGACCTCCGCGATCTCTCGTTCGGATCCCTCCGGGCCCTCGTGTCCCTCGTGACGCAGGATCCGTTCCTCTTCAACACGACCATCGCCAAGAACGTCTTGTACGGCAGTCCGTCGAAATCAGAGGCCGATCTCCTTGAAGCTTCGAAAGTTGCGCAGTCGCATGGGTTTATCGAAAAACTCCAGAGAGGCTATGAGACCCTGGCCGGCGAGCGGGGCGGCCGACTCTCCGGCGGAGAACGCCAGAGGATCTCGGTGGCCCGGGCGATCGTGAAGGGTTCGCCCGTTCTTGTGATGGACGAGGCGACTTCCTCGGTCGATCTCGAAGTTGAGTCCGAAATCCAAAGATCCCTTGCGCCCGTTTTGGAGAGCCGGACAGCGATCATCATCGCACACCGGCTCTACTCCCTGCGGAATGTCGGTCGGATCATCGTTCTCGATCACGGGCGGCTCGCAGAGCAGGGATCGCACGAGGAACTCATGGCCCGACAAGGAGTCTACTTCCGTCTCTACCGTTCCCAACTCGCGGAGGACGAGCGCCTCACGCTCTTCCAGCCCCGGTAA
- a CDS encoding AtpZ/AtpI family protein → MLEEPPKPDPGSGPWKNWTYYYAMAIESTLPILAGALGGMWIDRSTSISPWGLMLGVVAGFAVSLLNLFRLNKKFRSET, encoded by the coding sequence ATGTTAGAGGAACCACCGAAACCGGACCCGGGAAGCGGACCATGGAAGAATTGGACCTATTACTACGCGATGGCCATCGAGTCGACGTTGCCCATCCTGGCCGGCGCCCTGGGTGGAATGTGGATCGACCGCTCAACCTCGATCTCCCCGTGGGGGCTGATGCTGGGGGTGGTCGCGGGGTTCGCCGTCAGTCTATTGAATCTCTTCAGGTTGAACAAGAAATTTAGGTCCGAAACATGA
- a CDS encoding GGDEF domain-containing protein produces the protein MRLRMVDWGYAFSRGRSFARALSLRVRLGMAGVLLGLGAPTGWLLLRFVEEHEGWAKTGGWLAHELQNSSSLYLYLTLCSLAAFSFFGFVLGTALDRLRRQRAELVRANRKLQKLSVTDPLTGLGNRRYCEQRLEEELARAQRYDRSLALLLLDLNGFKAINDRYGHAAGDDVLAQVGAALREAIRRTDSVFRFGGDEFVVLLPETTDSGIEEFKERMSNAIRDSAQPNLTLDAPVSVTIGQGVVPPGKRSTPEMLIHEADRDLYLRKRKGPPAREDPRGASILPMRFQSTRSSR, from the coding sequence ATGAGACTGAGGATGGTGGACTGGGGGTATGCCTTCTCAAGGGGACGCAGCTTCGCGCGGGCCCTGTCCCTTCGCGTCCGTCTGGGCATGGCCGGGGTACTCCTCGGCCTGGGAGCACCCACGGGTTGGCTGCTGCTCCGATTCGTAGAAGAGCATGAAGGGTGGGCCAAGACCGGCGGCTGGCTTGCCCACGAACTCCAGAACTCCAGCTCGCTCTACCTTTACCTTACCCTTTGCAGCCTCGCGGCGTTTTCTTTTTTCGGATTCGTGCTGGGAACCGCCTTGGATCGCCTGCGGAGGCAGCGCGCCGAATTGGTCCGCGCCAACCGCAAACTCCAGAAACTTTCCGTCACCGATCCTCTGACCGGACTCGGCAACCGCCGCTACTGTGAACAGAGACTGGAGGAGGAGCTGGCGCGGGCGCAGCGCTATGATCGCTCACTCGCCCTGCTGCTACTGGATCTCAACGGCTTCAAAGCGATCAATGACCGGTACGGGCATGCCGCGGGCGACGATGTCCTTGCCCAGGTAGGGGCCGCGCTTCGTGAAGCCATCCGACGAACGGACAGCGTTTTCCGGTTCGGGGGGGACGAGTTTGTTGTCCTCCTTCCGGAAACCACCGACAGCGGCATCGAGGAATTCAAGGAACGTATGTCCAACGCCATTCGGGATTCCGCTCAGCCGAACCTGACACTCGATGCCCCGGTCTCTGTAACGATCGGCCAGGGAGTGGTTCCTCCCGGAAAACGGTCGACTCCCGAAATGCTGATTCATGAAGCGGACCGGGATCTCTATCTGCGAAAACGCAAGGGACCTCCCGCCCGAGAGGATCCGCGCGGCGCCTCCATCCTCCCCATGCGATTTCAAAGCACGCGTTCCTCCCGGTAG
- the fabZ gene encoding 3-hydroxyacyl-ACP dehydratase FabZ → MDSVDILGILKRLPHRYPFLLIDRVVELEKGKRAVAIKNVTVNEPIFTGHFPAEPIFPGVLIVEATAQVCGIVASEDGFRKFYLVGVDGWRFRRPVRPGDQIRIEVHLERHKGKMYKFRGAATVDGETAAEGEILAVTADDEPAA, encoded by the coding sequence GTGGATAGCGTCGACATCCTGGGAATTCTGAAGCGGTTGCCGCATCGCTATCCCTTTCTTCTCATCGATCGGGTGGTGGAATTGGAGAAGGGCAAGCGGGCAGTGGCGATCAAGAATGTGACGGTGAACGAACCGATCTTTACCGGCCACTTCCCGGCGGAACCGATCTTTCCCGGAGTCCTTATCGTCGAGGCGACGGCCCAAGTGTGCGGGATTGTGGCCTCGGAGGACGGTTTCAGGAAATTCTACCTCGTGGGCGTGGACGGCTGGCGGTTCCGACGGCCGGTGCGGCCCGGCGACCAGATCCGCATTGAAGTCCATCTGGAGAGGCACAAAGGCAAGATGTACAAGTTCAGGGGCGCCGCGACGGTGGATGGAGAAACGGCGGCGGAAGGCGAAATTCTGGCGGTGACGGCCGACGACGAGCCGGCCGCCTGA
- the atpB gene encoding F0F1 ATP synthase subunit A — protein MTAEHKPFTYVEHIPLLKDFPENTVTFGIVVCLLVLAGVWIKSEIAHVNGNPKKAGTLAHIVLLAVRALRNFLRGLIGHDGDRYVPFIGSLFLAILVSNLLGLIPGFLPPTRIFATNMGLALISFIYYNAVGIRAHGWKYVKQFMGPVIYIAPLMLIIEAFSHGVRPVTLTIRLMANMTADHMAFETISGLVPLVLPVAMLLLGTLVSIIQAFVFALLSAVYIGLAVSHEH, from the coding sequence ATGACCGCCGAGCACAAGCCATTCACCTACGTCGAGCACATCCCCCTGCTGAAGGACTTCCCCGAAAACACGGTTACATTCGGCATCGTCGTCTGTCTTCTGGTTCTTGCAGGGGTGTGGATCAAATCCGAAATCGCCCACGTCAATGGCAATCCCAAGAAGGCGGGCACCCTCGCCCATATTGTCCTTCTTGCCGTGCGGGCCTTGCGGAATTTTCTCCGCGGGCTGATCGGGCACGACGGAGACCGATATGTCCCCTTTATCGGTTCGCTCTTCCTCGCCATCCTGGTTTCGAATCTGCTGGGACTGATCCCCGGCTTTCTCCCTCCCACACGCATCTTCGCGACCAACATGGGACTCGCGCTGATCTCCTTCATCTACTACAACGCCGTGGGGATCCGTGCCCACGGCTGGAAATACGTCAAACAGTTCATGGGGCCGGTCATCTACATCGCCCCGCTCATGCTCATCATCGAGGCCTTCAGCCACGGGGTCCGTCCGGTGACGCTGACCATTCGTCTCATGGCCAACATGACGGCCGATCACATGGCCTTCGAAACGATTTCGGGGCTGGTGCCCCTCGTCCTGCCCGTGGCCATGCTCCTGCTCGGGACGCTGGTTTCGATCATTCAGGCATTTGTGTTCGCCCTGCTTTCTGCTGTATACATCGGCCTTGCCGTATCGCACGAGCACTAG